A stretch of Campylobacter gracilis DNA encodes these proteins:
- a CDS encoding coproporphyrinogen III oxidase family protein: protein MNFISQMVHSFAKKYAADTMQKSLYNSLRIDITQENIAKIPNPDKKYMLYMHVPFCHTFCPYCSFHKYAYERGACKAYFSALRTEMQRTKDAGYDFETLYVGGGTTLIDEDELARTLELAKSLFSIKEVSCESDPNHIEPESLLRFRGLIDRLSVGVQSFDDDILRKASRYEKFGSGEILQEKLSRAVGILPILSLDLIFNFPFQTREILLRDIEAAKAVKPEQITLYPLMKSPLMRDQIARSLGVSNVDHEEEFYSIICKEFSSWHRSNAWAFAREKSNINDEYVGTNHEYVGIGSGAFSFLDGRLLVNAFNLEDYASRVRKNESTVIATCDFSRSERAKYLFLTELFNGEIDITKFNAANDLNLRRELGRELSLLRLAGAVWIEGEIIRTTEFGAYLCLVLMKEFYTGMDKVRAAFRDDAKIKRAKQLIIMDESESAAAGVAKSEIAS, encoded by the coding sequence ATGAATTTTATCAGTCAAATGGTGCATAGCTTCGCCAAAAAATACGCCGCCGACACTATGCAAAAATCTCTCTATAACTCCCTTAGAATCGACATCACACAGGAAAATATCGCTAAAATTCCAAATCCCGATAAAAAATATATGCTCTACATGCACGTGCCATTCTGCCACACGTTTTGCCCGTATTGCTCCTTTCACAAATACGCTTACGAGCGCGGCGCGTGCAAGGCGTATTTTAGCGCGCTACGCACCGAGATGCAGCGCACGAAGGACGCAGGCTACGACTTTGAGACGCTTTATGTAGGCGGCGGCACGACGCTCATCGACGAGGATGAGTTAGCGCGCACGCTGGAGCTTGCCAAGTCGCTTTTTAGCATCAAAGAGGTCTCATGCGAGAGCGATCCCAACCACATCGAGCCTGAGAGTTTGCTGCGATTTCGCGGGCTCATAGACCGCCTAAGCGTGGGGGTGCAGAGCTTTGATGACGATATTTTACGCAAAGCTTCGCGCTACGAGAAATTCGGCTCGGGCGAAATTCTGCAAGAAAAGCTATCCCGAGCGGTCGGAATTTTACCGATTTTAAGCCTGGATCTGATCTTTAACTTTCCATTTCAAACTCGCGAAATTTTACTTCGCGACATCGAAGCGGCAAAAGCGGTAAAACCGGAGCAAATCACGCTGTATCCGCTGATGAAATCGCCTTTGATGCGCGATCAAATAGCGCGAAGCCTCGGCGTTAGCAATGTAGATCACGAGGAGGAGTTTTACTCCATCATCTGCAAGGAATTTTCTAGTTGGCACCGCAGCAACGCGTGGGCCTTCGCTCGCGAAAAATCAAACATCAACGACGAGTATGTAGGCACAAATCATGAATACGTAGGCATCGGAAGCGGCGCGTTTAGCTTTTTGGACGGTAGGCTGCTCGTAAATGCGTTCAACCTCGAAGACTACGCAAGCAGGGTGCGCAAAAACGAAAGCACCGTCATCGCCACCTGCGATTTTAGCAGATCCGAACGCGCAAAATACCTCTTTTTGACCGAGCTTTTTAACGGCGAGATCGATATCACTAAATTTAACGCCGCAAACGATCTAAATTTGCGCCGCGAACTGGGCAGAGAGCTTAGCCTGCTAAGGCTTGCAGGAGCCGTGTGGATCGAGGGCGAGATCATACGCACGACGGAATTTGGCGCTTATTTGTGCCTTGTTTTGATGAAGGAATTTTACACCGGCATGGACAAGGTGCGCGCGGCGTTTCGCGACGACGCCAAGATTAAGCGCGCAAAACAGCTCATCATTATGGACGAAAGCGAATCCGCCGCAGCTGGCGTGGCAAAGAGCGAGATAGCCTCGTAA
- a CDS encoding Imm53 family immunity protein, whose product MNNLKLIQNWYASKCDGEWEHEYGLTLETVDNPGWWIEIDGESGKKPIKINIDRDDEDWFFINATENELKGSCGAENLEELLEYVVKWLMD is encoded by the coding sequence ATGAATAATCTAAAACTCATACAAAACTGGTACGCTTCCAAATGCGACGGAGAATGGGAGCATGAATATGGCCTTACGCTAGAAACGGTCGATAACCCGGGCTGGTGGATTGAAATCGATGGCGAGAGCGGGAAAAAGCCGATCAAAATAAATATCGATAGAGATGACGAGGATTGGTTTTTCATCAATGCCACGGAAAACGAACTCAAAGGAAGTTGCGGAGCCGAAAATTTAGAGGAATTATTGGAATACGTGGTAAAATGGCTAATGGATTAA
- a CDS encoding AzlD domain-containing protein, producing the protein MEILPYIFLASLATILTRFLPLLLFKKKTASPSLSYLQKNSGLLIMVVLTIYALKTMLPSFSGERAFSADVLQTAMLLFCLIMAFVVHAKFRNSLVTIALPTLIYMAALRFLLNY; encoded by the coding sequence ATGGAAATTTTACCCTATATCTTTCTGGCCTCGCTCGCTACGATTTTGACGCGATTTTTGCCGCTGCTGCTTTTTAAGAAAAAGACCGCGAGTCCAAGCTTATCGTATCTGCAGAAAAACTCGGGCCTTTTGATAATGGTCGTTTTGACGATCTATGCGCTTAAGACGATGCTGCCTAGCTTCTCAGGCGAGCGAGCTTTTAGCGCGGACGTGCTGCAAACGGCGATGCTGCTATTTTGCCTGATTATGGCGTTTGTCGTGCATGCTAAATTTCGCAATTCCCTCGTTACGATAGCGCTTCCTACGCTAATATATATGGCGGCGCTACGCTTTTTATTGAATTATTGA
- the gdhA gene encoding NADP-specific glutamate dehydrogenase: MKSYIDGLLLNLKRANPGQEVFIQASTEILYSLIPLLKRDERYVKNKILERILAPERTMMFRVVYMSDGGEPCVHTGYRIEFNSALGPYKGGLRFHPSVNLGVLKFLGFEQIFKNSLTGLNIGGAKGGANFDTKGKSDGEIMRFCQAFMLELHRLISSNTDVPAGDIGVGGREIGYMYGAYKKLTRRFDGALTGKGLSWGGSLARTEATGYGSVYFANEMLATRGDSLHGKICTISGAGNVAIYTAEKLYQMQAKPVTVSDSTGFIYDAEGIDVALLKKLKEQLRVGLCEYIKERPNAKFIPVSAYPAGRNGVWSVPCDAAFPSATQNELNLQDVKTLYANGCRMVCEGANMPSTLEAIDFMLAQKDFLFGPAKAANAGGVATSGLEMAQNAQMASWSFEEVDSKLREIMRHIFRTSYETSKEFGAEGNLVLGSNIAGFRRVADAMLDQGLV; the protein is encoded by the coding sequence ATGAAGTCTTACATCGACGGCTTGCTGCTAAATTTAAAGCGCGCCAATCCCGGTCAGGAGGTCTTTATCCAGGCATCGACCGAAATTTTATACTCGCTCATACCGCTTCTAAAGCGCGACGAGAGGTATGTGAAAAATAAAATTTTAGAGCGCATTTTGGCGCCCGAGCGCACGATGATGTTTCGCGTCGTCTATATGAGCGACGGCGGCGAGCCCTGCGTGCATACGGGATATCGCATAGAGTTCAACTCCGCTCTGGGTCCTTACAAAGGCGGCCTGCGCTTTCATCCGAGCGTAAATTTAGGCGTTTTAAAATTTTTAGGGTTTGAGCAAATTTTTAAAAATTCCCTCACGGGCCTTAATATCGGCGGCGCAAAAGGCGGCGCAAATTTCGATACCAAGGGCAAGAGCGACGGCGAGATTATGAGATTTTGTCAAGCTTTTATGTTAGAACTTCACCGCCTAATCAGCTCCAATACCGACGTGCCCGCGGGCGACATCGGCGTGGGCGGCCGTGAAATCGGCTATATGTATGGCGCGTATAAAAAGCTCACCCGCAGATTCGACGGTGCGCTTACGGGCAAGGGGCTAAGCTGGGGCGGCAGCCTCGCGCGTACCGAGGCTACAGGCTACGGCTCGGTCTATTTTGCAAACGAGATGCTCGCTACCAGAGGCGATTCGCTGCACGGCAAAATTTGCACGATCTCGGGCGCCGGCAACGTAGCGATCTACACCGCCGAAAAGCTCTATCAGATGCAGGCTAAGCCCGTCACCGTGAGCGATTCTACGGGCTTTATCTATGATGCCGAGGGAATTGACGTGGCACTTCTTAAAAAGCTAAAAGAGCAGCTGCGCGTAGGGCTTTGCGAATATATCAAGGAGCGTCCTAACGCAAAATTTATCCCAGTTAGCGCCTATCCCGCGGGCCGCAACGGCGTGTGGAGCGTGCCGTGCGACGCCGCGTTTCCGAGCGCTACGCAAAACGAGCTTAATCTGCAAGACGTAAAGACTCTCTATGCTAACGGATGTCGCATGGTTTGCGAGGGCGCGAATATGCCAAGCACGCTTGAGGCGATCGATTTTATGCTCGCGCAAAAAGACTTTCTTTTCGGTCCTGCCAAAGCGGCGAATGCGGGCGGCGTGGCTACAAGCGGGCTTGAGATGGCGCAAAACGCGCAGATGGCGTCGTGGAGCTTCGAGGAGGTCGATAGCAAGCTGCGCGAGATCATGCGCCACATATTTCGTACCAGCTACGAGACCTCGAAAGAATTCGGCGCGGAGGGCAATCTCGTGCTGGGCTCGAATATCGCGGGCTTTCGCCGCGTAGCCGATGCGATGCTGGATCAAGGCCTGGTATAA
- a CDS encoding MqnA/MqnD/SBP family protein — translation MLLGKIDYLNLLPFHVFLKSLPLPSYVKKSIEFKKGVPSKLCADLYYRRIDAAVISSIESRRAKYRKLPLGIVAKREVLSVLVRKNSAPRLDPASMSSNMLARVLDLSGEVLIGDNALKALLSQGRDKFYDLGEIWQQRTGLPFVFGRLCCVKNEKAYARLATKFLRSRIKIPRYILQSYALSRGIKEREILNYLKFIGYEIGVREELALKKFIAKAKKLKFNPVQKEKL, via the coding sequence ATGTTATTAGGCAAAATCGATTATCTAAATTTGCTCCCATTTCACGTATTTTTAAAATCACTTCCGCTGCCGTCTTATGTTAAAAAATCGATAGAATTTAAAAAAGGGGTGCCGAGTAAACTCTGCGCCGATCTTTATTATAGGCGCATAGACGCCGCAGTAATCTCCAGCATCGAAAGCCGCCGTGCAAAATACCGCAAACTGCCTCTTGGAATCGTCGCAAAGCGCGAAGTGCTAAGCGTGCTCGTGCGCAAAAACTCGGCGCCCAGGCTCGATCCTGCGTCGATGAGCTCAAATATGCTAGCTCGCGTGCTGGATCTTAGCGGCGAGGTGCTAATCGGCGATAACGCTCTAAAGGCGCTACTTTCGCAGGGCAGGGATAAATTTTACGATCTGGGCGAAATTTGGCAGCAGCGCACGGGCTTGCCCTTCGTTTTCGGGCGGCTGTGTTGCGTGAAAAACGAAAAAGCTTACGCGCGCCTGGCGACGAAATTTTTACGTTCGCGCATTAAAATTCCAAGATATATCCTGCAAAGCTATGCCCTTTCGCGCGGCATAAAAGAGCGTGAAATTTTAAATTATTTGAAATTTATAGGCTATGAGATCGGCGTCCGCGAGGAGCTGGCGCTAAAAAAATTTATCGCCAAAGCCAAAAAATTAAAATTTAATCCGGTTCAAAAGGAGAAACTATGA
- a CDS encoding nicotinate phosphoribosyltransferase codes for MKDLALLTDFYQLSMMQGYFFTKPDQTAVFDVFYRKNPSGGGYAIFCGLNEVVDYIENLKFSDDDIAYLKSLNFFKPEFLEFLRGFKFSGEIYAMDEGQIVFPHEPLIRVKANIMEAQLIETAILNTINFQTLIATKSSRINFSAKGDSVMEFGLRRAQGRSAGIYGAKAAIIGGCSATSNVLAANKFGVPAIGTHSHSWIQSFDSELEAFRAYAKIYPNSTLLLVDTYDTLASGVPNAITIFKELRASGHEPLGIRIDSGDLEYLTKQARKMLDAAGFENAKITASNDLDEYAIDQLKLFDAKIDSWGIGTRLITGGDSSSLGGVYKLSGIEKDGEIIAKIKISNDPRKINNPGYKQVFRLYDKDNGMALADLITLDGESIDESAPLEIFHPLYTYKRKILTNFSAHKLLRPVFKEGKFVGVRRTVSEIARFSKEQKSKFWLEHLRNVHPQSYKVDLSQRLWDIRKSLINECNLNLKEKYV; via the coding sequence ATGAAAGATTTGGCTTTACTTACCGATTTTTATCAGCTTAGTATGATGCAGGGCTATTTTTTCACAAAGCCCGATCAGACGGCGGTTTTTGACGTTTTTTATCGCAAAAACCCAAGCGGCGGCGGTTACGCGATATTTTGCGGCTTAAACGAGGTCGTGGATTATATCGAAAACTTAAAATTTAGCGACGACGACATCGCGTATCTAAAAAGTCTAAATTTCTTTAAGCCGGAATTCTTGGAATTTCTAAGAGGCTTTAAATTTAGCGGCGAAATTTACGCCATGGACGAAGGGCAGATCGTATTTCCGCACGAGCCGCTAATTCGCGTTAAAGCAAACATCATGGAGGCGCAGCTCATCGAGACTGCGATCCTAAATACTATAAATTTTCAAACTCTCATCGCTACGAAAAGCTCGCGCATCAATTTTAGCGCTAAGGGTGATTCGGTGATGGAGTTTGGCTTGCGCCGCGCTCAGGGGCGAAGTGCGGGCATCTACGGCGCAAAGGCTGCGATTATAGGCGGTTGCAGCGCCACGTCGAACGTACTCGCCGCAAATAAATTCGGCGTGCCCGCGATCGGCACCCACTCGCACTCATGGATTCAGAGCTTTGATAGCGAGCTGGAGGCGTTTCGCGCCTACGCTAAAATTTATCCAAACAGCACGCTTTTGCTCGTCGATACCTACGATACTCTCGCAAGCGGCGTGCCGAATGCGATTACGATTTTTAAGGAGCTGCGCGCGAGCGGTCATGAGCCGCTTGGAATCCGCATAGATTCGGGCGATTTGGAGTATCTGACTAAACAGGCGCGTAAGATGCTCGATGCGGCGGGCTTTGAGAACGCAAAGATCACCGCGTCGAATGATTTAGACGAATACGCGATCGATCAGCTTAAGCTTTTTGACGCTAAAATCGACAGCTGGGGGATCGGCACGAGGCTTATTACGGGCGGAGATAGTTCAAGTCTAGGCGGCGTGTATAAGCTAAGCGGTATCGAAAAAGATGGCGAGATCATAGCTAAGATCAAAATTTCAAACGATCCGCGCAAGATCAATAATCCCGGCTACAAGCAGGTCTTTAGACTCTACGACAAGGATAATGGCATGGCGCTTGCCGATCTGATCACGCTTGATGGAGAGAGCATAGACGAGAGCGCGCCGCTTGAAATTTTCCATCCGCTTTATACCTACAAGCGTAAAATTTTAACGAATTTCAGCGCGCATAAGCTCTTACGTCCCGTTTTCAAGGAGGGCAAATTCGTAGGCGTGCGCCGCACGGTAAGCGAGATCGCGCGTTTTAGTAAGGAGCAAAAGAGCAAATTTTGGCTCGAGCACCTTCGCAACGTCCATCCGCAAAGCTACAAAGTGGATCTCTCTCAAAGGCTTTGGGATATCCGAAAATCACTCATCAACGAGTGTAACCTAAATTTAAAGGAAAAATATGTTTAA
- a CDS encoding DUF4197 domain-containing protein, protein MKKFMILLAAAALSLAHADVTDILKQGADALGATRSGNYKDLLASATNRAASELAKGYIHSKTAKIELPPSLKAAAKLARKVGGDKWERELVVSMNDAATKAVSGASKIFLQDLKSMSDADVKKLIGGGDTALSEYLQSKSGAKLRAVFRPIVSDMMSKNSFATAYNGLNSFAQSKIAGNEAVQNIARGLGASEYLPKQGEDLNDYITQKTLDGLFAVMREKESALRGSAVGKGAGILGKVIK, encoded by the coding sequence ATGAAAAAATTTATGATTTTGCTCGCCGCTGCGGCGCTGTCGCTTGCGCATGCGGACGTGACGGATATTCTAAAGCAGGGCGCGGACGCGCTCGGTGCGACTAGGAGCGGAAACTACAAGGATCTGCTCGCTTCCGCCACGAACCGCGCCGCAAGCGAGCTCGCCAAGGGCTACATCCACAGCAAGACCGCCAAGATCGAGCTTCCTCCTTCGCTGAAGGCGGCTGCGAAGCTTGCGAGAAAGGTGGGCGGCGATAAATGGGAGCGCGAGCTCGTCGTGAGTATGAACGATGCCGCTACTAAGGCGGTGAGCGGTGCGAGCAAGATATTTTTGCAAGATCTGAAATCGATGAGCGATGCCGACGTTAAAAAGCTCATCGGCGGCGGCGACACGGCGCTTAGCGAGTATTTGCAGAGCAAATCGGGCGCGAAGCTGCGGGCGGTTTTCAGACCGATCGTAAGCGATATGATGAGTAAAAACAGCTTCGCGACGGCGTATAATGGGCTAAATTCCTTCGCGCAAAGCAAGATTGCGGGCAATGAAGCGGTGCAAAACATCGCGCGCGGGCTGGGTGCGAGCGAGTATCTGCCTAAGCAGGGCGAGGACTTGAATGATTACATAACGCAAAAGACGCTGGACGGGCTATTTGCGGTGATGAGGGAAAAAGAAAGCGCGCTTCGCGGCAGCGCCGTCGGCAAAGGTGCCGGGATTTTAGGCAAGGTGATTAAATAA
- a CDS encoding AzlC family ABC transporter permease, giving the protein MSKFEIFRPTLAVMMGYVPLGLAFGIYGISQDLPVWALALTSLLIYAGSVEFVLIAFIVTHASLVDTFVVAFLLNFRHFFYTMSLLDELRFVRHKIYAVYALTDETFALLKARAFLRPEELSGEQPVTPQRLKELDLLYNLTAVLNQSYWVAGVVAGAVLGASLKLDFSGVEFSLTALFAMLTYEVFKANPQYKVLLLGFACAFAGLFIFPTKYFLFGTLIFGTAVLLLFRKYFERPSRTGRRLRKFLKRGR; this is encoded by the coding sequence ATGAGTAAATTTGAAATTTTTAGACCCACCCTCGCCGTGATGATGGGCTACGTGCCGCTGGGGCTGGCGTTTGGTATCTACGGTATCAGCCAAGACCTGCCCGTATGGGCGCTCGCGCTAACCTCACTGCTAATCTACGCAGGCAGCGTGGAGTTCGTGCTGATCGCCTTCATCGTAACTCACGCCTCGCTCGTAGATACCTTCGTCGTGGCGTTTTTGCTAAATTTTCGCCATTTTTTCTACACGATGTCGCTGTTGGACGAGCTGCGCTTCGTGCGTCATAAAATTTACGCCGTATATGCCCTTACGGACGAAACCTTTGCGCTGCTAAAAGCGCGCGCGTTTTTGCGCCCCGAGGAGCTTAGCGGCGAACAGCCGGTAACGCCGCAAAGGCTAAAAGAGCTTGATCTGCTCTATAATCTAACCGCGGTATTAAATCAGTCCTACTGGGTCGCGGGTGTCGTTGCAGGGGCTGTTTTGGGAGCAAGCTTGAAGCTTGATTTTAGCGGAGTCGAGTTTAGCCTGACGGCGCTTTTTGCGATGCTAACCTATGAGGTTTTTAAAGCAAATCCGCAATACAAAGTGCTATTGCTGGGCTTTGCCTGCGCGTTTGCGGGGCTTTTTATCTTTCCTACAAAATACTTTTTATTCGGCACTCTGATTTTCGGCACTGCGGTTTTGCTGCTCTTTCGTAAATACTTCGAGCGACCTTCACGCACGGGACGCAGGCTGCGAAAATTTTTAAAAAGGGGTAGATAA